One window from the genome of Ensifer canadensis encodes:
- the tdh gene encoding L-threonine 3-dehydrogenase gives MTKMMKALVKTKPEVGLWMERVPVPEVGPNDVLIKVKKSAICGTDVHIWNWDQWAQKTIPVPMVVGHEFMGEIAAVGSAVTKYHVGERVSGEGHIVCGKCRNCRAGRGHLCRNTLGVGVNRPGSFGEFVCLPEYNVVPIPEDVPDEIAAIFDPFGNAVHTALSFDLVGEDVLVTGAGPIGIMGALVAKRSGARKVVITDINPTRLELARKVGIDHVVDASKQNLTDVMKAIGMTEGFDVGLEMSGAAPAFRDMIDKMNNGGKIAILGIAPAGFEIDWNKVIFKMLNLKGIYGREMFETWYKMIAFVQGGLDLSPVITHRIGIDEFRDGFEAMRSGNSGKVVMDW, from the coding sequence ATGACGAAGATGATGAAGGCGCTGGTCAAGACGAAGCCGGAGGTCGGGCTCTGGATGGAACGTGTGCCGGTGCCGGAGGTCGGACCGAACGACGTGCTGATCAAGGTGAAGAAGTCGGCGATCTGCGGCACCGACGTGCATATCTGGAACTGGGACCAATGGGCCCAGAAAACCATTCCGGTGCCGATGGTCGTCGGCCATGAGTTCATGGGCGAGATCGCCGCGGTCGGCTCGGCCGTCACCAAATACCATGTCGGCGAGCGGGTCTCGGGCGAGGGCCATATCGTCTGCGGCAAGTGCCGCAATTGCCGCGCCGGCCGTGGCCATCTTTGCCGCAACACGCTCGGCGTCGGTGTCAACCGGCCGGGTTCGTTCGGCGAATTCGTCTGCCTGCCGGAATACAATGTCGTGCCGATCCCCGAAGACGTTCCCGACGAGATCGCCGCGATCTTCGATCCCTTCGGCAATGCGGTGCACACCGCACTGTCGTTCGATCTGGTCGGCGAGGATGTGCTGGTGACCGGCGCCGGGCCGATCGGCATTATGGGGGCACTGGTTGCCAAGCGCTCGGGCGCGCGCAAGGTGGTGATCACCGACATCAACCCGACGCGGCTGGAGCTTGCCCGCAAGGTCGGCATCGACCATGTCGTCGATGCGTCGAAGCAGAACCTGACCGACGTGATGAAGGCGATCGGCATGACCGAGGGCTTCGACGTCGGGCTGGAAATGTCGGGGGCGGCACCCGCCTTCCGCGACATGATCGACAAGATGAACAATGGTGGCAAGATCGCCATTCTCGGCATCGCGCCGGCCGGCTTCGAGATCGACTGGAACAAGGTGATCTTCAAGATGCTCAACCTCAAGGGCATCTATGGCCGCGAGATGTTCGAGACCTGGTACAAGATGATCGCCTTCGTCCAGGGCGGGCTCGACCTGTCACCGGTCATCACCCACCGCATCGGCATCGACGAGTTCCGCGACGGCTTCGAGGCCATGCGCTCCGGCAACTCCGGCAAGGTCGTCATGGACTGGTAA
- a CDS encoding glycine C-acetyltransferase: protein MTNAFLSHLRSELDGLKSSGLYKSERVIVSKQAGEIEVASGERVLNFCANNYLGLADNEELTEAGKKALDRYGYGMASVRFICGTQEEHKQLEARISAFLGLEDTILYSSCFDANGGLFETLLGEEDAIISDALNHASIIDGVRLSKAKRFRYANNDMAALEEELKKAEGSRFKLIATDGVFSMDGIIANLGGVCDLAEKYGAMVMVDDSHAVGFVGRNGRGSAEHCGVEGRVDIITGTLGKALGGASGGYTSAKAEVVDWLRQRSRPYLFSNTLAPVIAAASLKVFDLIDNGDALRARLSDNAALFRDQMSKLGFTLAGEGHPIIPVMLGDAALAQEMAARMLKKGVYVIGFSFPVVPKGQARIRTQMSAAHSENDVRRAIAAFEEVGRELGVIK, encoded by the coding sequence ATGACCAATGCTTTTCTTTCCCATCTCCGCTCCGAACTCGATGGCTTGAAATCATCCGGTCTCTACAAGTCGGAGCGGGTGATCGTCTCGAAACAGGCGGGCGAGATCGAGGTTGCCTCGGGCGAGCGGGTGCTGAACTTCTGTGCCAACAACTATCTCGGCCTGGCCGACAACGAGGAGCTGACTGAGGCCGGCAAAAAGGCGCTCGATCGTTATGGCTACGGCATGGCCTCGGTGCGCTTCATCTGCGGCACGCAGGAAGAGCACAAGCAGTTGGAGGCGCGCATCTCCGCCTTCCTCGGCCTGGAAGACACGATCCTTTATTCCTCCTGTTTCGACGCCAATGGCGGCCTGTTCGAGACGCTGCTGGGCGAAGAGGACGCGATCATCTCCGACGCCTTGAACCACGCCTCGATCATCGACGGCGTGCGCCTCTCCAAGGCCAAGCGCTTCCGCTATGCCAACAACGACATGGCGGCGCTGGAGGAAGAGCTGAAGAAGGCCGAAGGCAGTCGCTTCAAGCTGATCGCCACCGACGGCGTGTTCTCGATGGACGGCATCATCGCCAATCTCGGGGGCGTCTGTGACCTCGCCGAGAAGTATGGCGCCATGGTCATGGTCGATGACAGCCATGCGGTCGGCTTCGTCGGCAGGAACGGTCGCGGCTCGGCCGAACATTGCGGTGTCGAGGGCCGCGTCGACATCATCACCGGCACGCTCGGCAAGGCGCTCGGCGGCGCCTCGGGCGGTTACACGTCGGCCAAGGCCGAGGTTGTCGACTGGCTGCGCCAGCGCTCGCGGCCCTATCTGTTTTCCAACACGCTGGCGCCGGTGATTGCCGCCGCCTCGCTCAAAGTGTTCGACCTGATCGACAACGGCGATGCGCTGCGGGCGCGGCTGTCGGACAATGCGGCGCTGTTTCGTGACCAGATGTCGAAGCTCGGCTTCACGCTCGCCGGCGAGGGCCATCCGATCATCCCGGTGATGCTCGGCGATGCCGCCCTGGCGCAGGAGATGGCGGCGCGCATGCTCAAGAAGGGCGTCTACGTCATCGGCTTCTCCTTCCCGGTGGTGCCAAAGGGCCAGGCGCGCATCCGCACGCAGATGTCGGCCGCCCACAGCGAAAACGACGTGCGCCGGGCGATCGCCGCATTCGAAGAGGTCGGCCGCGAGCTCGGTGTGATCAAGTGA
- a CDS encoding NAD/NADP octopine/nopaline dehydrogenase family protein, whose product MIMRVGIVGAGSIAFGTAALVEQQGHEVTLWSPSGERTRALASGQALVAEGAIKGTFHPAVATSAKDLVAGAEALVIALPAYGHKTVLDAIAPHITPGQIVIFSSHASFGALYLSRLLAARGVTVPIVAWGTTAVSGRQLSPTSVNVNTIRKQVDLATVPASESAKGLSICQSLFGDRFLDRGSLMAIALSNLNPQNHMGIALGNMTRMERGESWSQGQNVTPNVGRLLEDLDRERIAIASKLGLEVRNIFQHFHLSFHVPMSSISQMNQEMHEAGNGGSGPTTADSRYVTEDVPFGLVMTAKIGRLAGHPAELHEAGIRIFSAMYGRDFTAENDLLTALDLDAMSLDELKELCRNGFAAAA is encoded by the coding sequence ATGATAATGCGGGTAGGAATAGTCGGGGCGGGTTCGATCGCTTTTGGAACGGCGGCGCTTGTTGAGCAGCAGGGCCACGAGGTGACCTTGTGGTCGCCATCCGGCGAACGGACGCGTGCCTTGGCCAGCGGCCAGGCGCTGGTTGCGGAAGGCGCGATCAAGGGCACCTTCCATCCGGCCGTTGCCACCAGCGCAAAGGACCTTGTTGCCGGTGCCGAGGCGCTCGTCATCGCGCTGCCGGCCTATGGTCACAAGACTGTCCTCGATGCGATTGCACCGCACATTACCCCGGGACAGATCGTCATCTTCAGTTCGCACGCCTCGTTTGGTGCGCTTTATCTCTCCCGCCTGCTGGCAGCGCGCGGCGTTACTGTCCCGATCGTCGCTTGGGGCACGACAGCTGTATCGGGGCGGCAGTTGAGCCCGACCTCGGTCAATGTGAACACGATCCGCAAGCAGGTCGATCTCGCGACGGTGCCGGCATCCGAGAGCGCCAAGGGGCTCTCGATCTGCCAGTCCTTGTTCGGCGACCGTTTCCTCGACCGCGGCAGCCTGATGGCGATCGCGCTTTCCAACCTCAATCCGCAGAACCATATGGGCATCGCGCTCGGCAACATGACCCGCATGGAGCGCGGCGAAAGCTGGAGCCAGGGCCAGAACGTGACGCCGAACGTCGGACGCCTTCTTGAGGATCTCGACCGGGAGCGCATCGCCATCGCCAGCAAGCTCGGACTTGAGGTGCGCAATATCTTTCAGCACTTTCATCTGTCATTCCACGTGCCGATGAGCTCCATCTCCCAGATGAATCAGGAGATGCACGAAGCCGGCAATGGCGGCAGCGGCCCGACCACTGCCGATAGCCGCTACGTGACGGAAGACGTGCCCTTCGGTCTGGTCATGACGGCGAAGATCGGACGTCTCGCAGGCCATCCCGCGGAACTGCACGAGGCGGGCATCCGAATTTTCTCGGCGATGTATGGCCGTGATTTCACCGCGGAGAACGACCTTCTGACGGCCCTTGATCTCGACGCGATGTCGCTGGACGAGCTCAAGGAGCTGTGCCGCAACGGGTTTGCCGCGGCGGCCTGA
- a CDS encoding helix-turn-helix domain-containing protein, whose translation MVLVNPPEIGPRLQAYRKELNLTLAELAAMSGVSRSMLSEIERGNANPTYGTLWHLTRALKIDLNSLVSGASEERGGSIIDLQPGNLTPTIRSADGSCTLQILSPASMVSLIEWYLLSFEAEGELVSDPHGAGTVEHLHCTKGEIVVRSAGNTMIVRAGETARYAADVPHSLTSVGPVGAGAFLVVASGDVGPNTPRTSIRPK comes from the coding sequence ATGGTGTTGGTCAACCCGCCCGAGATCGGGCCGCGCTTGCAGGCATATCGAAAAGAGTTGAATCTGACACTCGCCGAACTGGCTGCAATGTCCGGCGTATCGCGCTCCATGCTGTCGGAGATTGAGCGCGGCAATGCCAACCCGACCTACGGAACGCTGTGGCATCTGACGCGTGCGCTCAAGATCGACCTCAACAGTCTGGTCAGCGGCGCAAGCGAAGAGCGCGGCGGTTCCATCATCGACCTCCAGCCGGGAAACCTGACGCCGACCATCCGCAGTGCGGACGGCAGTTGCACGCTGCAGATCCTGTCCCCGGCCAGCATGGTGTCGCTGATCGAATGGTATTTGCTGAGTTTTGAGGCTGAAGGGGAACTGGTGAGCGACCCGCATGGGGCAGGCACCGTTGAGCATCTGCACTGCACCAAGGGTGAGATCGTGGTGCGCAGCGCAGGCAACACCATGATCGTTCGGGCCGGAGAAACGGCGCGCTATGCCGCCGACGTCCCCCATTCGCTGACAAGCGTCGGTCCTGTCGGGGCGGGGGCATTCCTGGTGGTTGCGTCCGGCGATGTCGGGCCGAACACGCCGAGAACGTCGATACGTCCGAAATAA
- a CDS encoding peroxidase-related enzyme (This protein belongs to a clade of uncharacterized proteins related to peroxidases such as the alkylhydroperoxidase AhpD.) — MSEIVHDLTTDIPVWRSYVTPLKLADASAEQLEALKVTPSNTKVSDYVLVLAHDVETLTHRSPLFNGVMYNSGGLSRAEREIGAVGASIVNRCVYCAAVHASRYNQLTKSTDVIASIFADGVDAEIEPRLKAILKFAVKLSKCPSEASADDMAALVEAGLGKEEILDLILSTSLFGWANRLMHTLGEPIRE, encoded by the coding sequence ATGAGCGAGATCGTGCACGACTTGACCACCGATATCCCGGTCTGGAGGTCTTATGTGACCCCGCTCAAGCTGGCGGACGCGAGCGCCGAGCAGCTCGAAGCGCTCAAGGTCACTCCATCCAACACCAAGGTCTCGGACTATGTGCTGGTGCTGGCGCATGATGTCGAAACGCTGACGCACAGAAGCCCGCTCTTCAACGGTGTCATGTATAATAGTGGCGGCCTGTCACGCGCCGAGCGCGAGATCGGCGCCGTCGGTGCTTCCATCGTCAACCGTTGCGTCTACTGTGCGGCCGTTCATGCCAGTCGCTACAACCAGTTGACCAAAAGCACCGATGTGATTGCGTCCATTTTTGCCGATGGCGTCGATGCCGAGATCGAGCCGCGGTTGAAGGCGATCTTGAAGTTTGCGGTCAAGCTTTCGAAATGCCCGTCCGAAGCAAGCGCCGATGATATGGCGGCGCTGGTGGAGGCCGGTTTAGGTAAGGAGGAAATCCTCGATCTCATCCTGTCCACCTCTCTGTTCGGCTGGGCCAACCGGCTTATGCATACGCTCGGCGAACCGATCAGGGAATGA
- a CDS encoding CMD domain-containing protein, whose translation MAENEDVIAAIVGIEPGSAMAGVLSARADIMALTQKTHDSALTPENPGGLSHAERAALAWRIAKINDHKAFEDHFEALLEKAGAPDAAARMADIWFDGGSDIRAKALIRHVDLVAHAPKQATRRDIELLQEAGLADDDIVRLSELVAFVSYQIRVAVGLELMRGLA comes from the coding sequence ATGGCTGAAAACGAGGACGTGATTGCCGCGATCGTCGGCATCGAGCCCGGCAGCGCGATGGCCGGCGTGCTATCGGCGCGCGCGGACATCATGGCGCTGACCCAGAAGACACATGACAGTGCGCTGACGCCGGAAAATCCCGGAGGCCTGTCGCATGCCGAGCGCGCAGCACTTGCCTGGCGCATTGCAAAGATCAATGACCATAAAGCCTTCGAGGATCATTTCGAGGCTTTGCTGGAAAAAGCCGGTGCGCCCGACGCCGCTGCCCGGATGGCCGATATCTGGTTCGATGGTGGCAGCGATATCCGTGCCAAGGCGCTGATCCGCCACGTCGACCTGGTGGCGCATGCGCCGAAGCAGGCAACCCGCCGTGACATCGAATTGTTGCAGGAAGCGGGTCTTGCCGATGACGACATCGTGCGGCTTTCAGAACTCGTCGCCTTCGTCAGCTACCAGATCAGGGTTGCCGTCGGCCTGGAGTTGATGAGGGGGCTGGCATGA
- a CDS encoding NAD(P)-binding domain-containing protein: protein MAYNVETPIPSAATSLLELEQRVRDDLACLCYPPANWVVPTASDEQVHDVVVIGGGMCGLVASFALIGAGIQNIRIFDRSEEGLEGPWLTYARMETLRSPKQLTGPAYGMASLTFRAWHVAQFGNDAWAKLDKIPRPMWMEYLSWYRKVLDLPVENGVEVKAIQPEGAFMRLTITGKGARETSVLTRKVVMATGRDGMGHPSIPDFVGDLPEKYWAHSSDEIDFAALSGKRVVVVGVGASAVDNAAEALEAGAAEVRHLIRRKEMPCINKLMGIGSFGFTAAFPQLGDARRWQIMNYSLRTQTPAPRGSTMRVSRHPNAYFHFDAAVESVELDGDEIVIETSQGKSVRADFLILGTGFGVDPLARKELDGYADKILLWQDRFTPPESEENDQLGRFPYLADDFSFLEREPGQAPWLANIHSFNSGAAASLGKVSGDIPGISEGASWLVREIAAKLYSENFDQYWQRLLDYDTPELRGDEWTASPLPDSVAVNDRKQA from the coding sequence ATGGCTTATAACGTAGAGACACCGATCCCATCGGCGGCGACGAGCCTGCTGGAGCTGGAACAGCGTGTCCGCGACGATCTTGCCTGCCTGTGCTATCCGCCGGCAAACTGGGTTGTGCCCACCGCCTCCGATGAACAGGTCCATGACGTCGTCGTCATCGGTGGCGGCATGTGCGGCCTGGTCGCCAGTTTCGCTCTGATCGGCGCCGGCATTCAGAATATCCGCATCTTCGATCGCAGCGAAGAGGGCCTCGAAGGGCCATGGCTGACCTATGCGCGCATGGAGACTCTGCGTTCGCCCAAGCAACTGACCGGCCCGGCCTATGGCATGGCCTCGCTCACCTTCCGCGCCTGGCACGTTGCCCAGTTCGGCAATGACGCATGGGCCAAGCTCGACAAGATCCCCCGCCCGATGTGGATGGAGTATCTGAGCTGGTACCGCAAGGTGCTCGATCTGCCGGTCGAAAACGGCGTCGAGGTCAAGGCGATCCAGCCCGAGGGCGCTTTCATGCGGTTGACGATAACAGGCAAGGGCGCGCGGGAAACGTCGGTGCTTACCCGGAAGGTGGTGATGGCAACCGGCCGCGACGGCATGGGGCATCCCAGCATTCCCGACTTCGTCGGCGATCTGCCGGAGAAATACTGGGCGCATTCCTCTGACGAGATCGACTTTGCTGCCCTCAGCGGCAAGCGGGTCGTGGTTGTCGGGGTCGGCGCCTCGGCGGTCGACAACGCCGCCGAGGCGCTGGAAGCGGGGGCTGCCGAAGTCCGCCATCTCATCCGGCGCAAGGAAATGCCCTGCATCAACAAACTGATGGGTATCGGCTCGTTCGGCTTCACCGCTGCGTTCCCGCAGCTGGGTGACGCCAGGCGGTGGCAGATCATGAACTACTCGCTGCGCACCCAGACGCCGGCGCCGCGTGGGTCGACGATGCGCGTCAGCCGCCATCCCAACGCCTATTTCCATTTTGACGCCGCCGTCGAAAGTGTCGAACTCGACGGCGACGAAATCGTCATCGAGACGTCGCAAGGCAAGTCGGTCCGCGCGGATTTCCTTATCCTCGGCACCGGCTTTGGGGTCGATCCGCTGGCGCGCAAGGAACTCGACGGCTACGCCGACAAGATCCTTTTGTGGCAGGACCGATTCACGCCGCCTGAGAGCGAGGAGAATGACCAACTCGGCCGGTTCCCCTATCTCGCCGACGATTTCAGTTTCCTCGAGCGCGAACCAGGCCAGGCTCCGTGGCTTGCCAACATCCACAGCTTCAACTCGGGCGCTGCCGCCAGCCTCGGCAAGGTGAGTGGCGACATTCCGGGCATCAGCGAAGGCGCGTCGTGGCTGGTGCGGGAGATCGCCGCCAAGCTCTACTCAGAGAATTTCGACCAATATTGGCAGCGTTTGCTTGACTACGACACGCCCGAATTGCGCGGCGACGAATGGACGGCATCGCCCTTGCCGGACAGCGTAGCGGTCAACGATCGCAAGCAGGCATAG
- a CDS encoding ABC transporter ATP-binding protein, producing the protein MEPVVQFDNVNKSYGKHVAVDNLNLSIEAGKFVTLLGPSGCGKSTSLRMLGGFETPTSGRILLSGKDVTKVPPNKRNVNIVFQDYALFPHMTVAKNIAFGLELKGLDNQAIHRRVSELLELVQLQDYANRLPAELSGGQRQRVALMRALAPDPDVLLLDEPLSALDAKLRQQMQIELKAIQEKTGKTFMFVTHDQEEALTMSDTIVVMNKGRIEQMGDPHTLYGRPGSVFVANFIGETNLLRSTVVGTEGDVAALSWNGITITANQGGLSPKVGEHLYVVLRPEAIHCSASEPTSGNRIKGKIRQRVFKGNHTSLMVDVGAGTLLNTLVHPSDVAQLNGEDIWVGWKPETATVIPDRHAHN; encoded by the coding sequence ATGGAACCCGTCGTCCAATTCGACAATGTCAACAAGAGCTACGGCAAGCACGTCGCCGTCGACAACCTGAACCTGAGCATCGAGGCTGGCAAGTTCGTCACCTTGCTCGGACCTTCCGGTTGCGGAAAGTCGACGTCGCTTCGCATGCTTGGCGGTTTCGAAACGCCGACATCCGGCCGCATCCTGCTGAGCGGCAAGGACGTCACCAAGGTTCCGCCCAACAAGCGCAACGTCAACATCGTGTTCCAGGACTATGCGCTATTCCCGCATATGACTGTTGCCAAGAACATTGCCTTCGGCCTCGAGCTGAAGGGCCTCGACAACCAGGCGATTCATCGCCGGGTATCGGAACTCCTGGAACTGGTCCAGCTCCAGGACTATGCCAATCGCCTGCCGGCGGAGCTGTCCGGCGGTCAGCGCCAGCGCGTCGCGCTCATGCGCGCCCTTGCGCCGGATCCGGACGTGCTGCTGCTCGATGAGCCGCTTTCCGCACTCGACGCCAAGCTGCGTCAGCAGATGCAGATCGAGCTCAAGGCCATCCAGGAAAAGACCGGCAAGACCTTCATGTTCGTCACCCACGATCAGGAAGAAGCGTTGACCATGTCCGACACGATCGTGGTCATGAACAAGGGCCGGATCGAGCAGATGGGCGATCCTCACACGCTGTACGGCCGCCCCGGCTCGGTCTTCGTCGCCAACTTCATCGGCGAGACCAACCTGTTGCGCAGTACCGTTGTCGGAACCGAAGGCGATGTCGCGGCTCTCAGCTGGAACGGCATCACCATCACGGCAAACCAAGGCGGGCTTTCGCCGAAGGTCGGCGAGCATCTCTACGTGGTCCTGCGCCCGGAGGCGATCCATTGTTCGGCGAGCGAGCCGACCAGCGGAAACCGCATCAAGGGCAAGATCCGTCAACGGGTGTTCAAGGGCAACCACACCTCGCTGATGGTCGATGTCGGCGCGGGCACCTTGCTCAACACCCTTGTGCATCCAAGCGATGTCGCGCAACTTAACGGCGAGGACATCTGGGTCGGTTGGAAGCCCGAGACGGCGACGGTCATTCCCGACCGGCACGCTCACAACTAA
- a CDS encoding ABC transporter permease, translating into MRNLFSDAPRASLTAFYWAFILYLLLPLTLMMAMSFKGANFVAFPIGEWTFDWYVKVMQDKQFLEACLYSIMIAGATTLAATILGVWIAMLIVAEGVRGQVIIFALACLPAVVPGMISAISLRIFISTIDMPTGTAAVILGHTVHAVPFVVVMALTRLRSMPGNLVDAARDLGADSVVAFFRVTLPYLGPALLGGMIFCVLLSIDDFVRTFFLGGYRPTLPMLIFAKVQGGMSPEINAMATLVLVVTAAVGLYAEHLTRRARTR; encoded by the coding sequence ATGCGCAATCTGTTTTCCGATGCCCCGCGCGCATCACTGACCGCGTTCTATTGGGCCTTCATCCTCTATCTGCTTCTGCCGCTCACGCTGATGATGGCCATGAGCTTCAAGGGCGCCAATTTCGTCGCCTTCCCGATCGGGGAGTGGACGTTCGACTGGTACGTCAAGGTGATGCAGGACAAGCAGTTCCTGGAAGCCTGCCTCTATTCCATCATGATCGCGGGAGCGACGACGCTTGCGGCGACAATCCTCGGTGTCTGGATCGCCATGCTGATCGTTGCCGAGGGCGTCCGCGGCCAGGTCATCATCTTCGCGCTCGCCTGTCTGCCGGCGGTCGTTCCGGGCATGATCTCGGCGATCTCACTGCGCATCTTCATCTCGACCATCGACATGCCGACGGGTACGGCGGCCGTCATCCTCGGCCACACCGTGCACGCCGTGCCCTTCGTCGTCGTCATGGCGCTCACCCGCCTGCGCTCGATGCCCGGCAACCTCGTCGATGCGGCACGCGATCTCGGTGCCGACAGCGTCGTTGCCTTCTTCCGCGTGACGCTGCCCTATCTCGGACCGGCGCTGCTCGGTGGCATGATCTTCTGTGTGCTTCTGTCGATCGACGATTTTGTCCGCACCTTCTTCCTTGGCGGCTATCGCCCGACCCTGCCCATGCTGATCTTCGCCAAGGTGCAGGGCGGCATGTCTCCTGAAATCAACGCAATGGCGACGCTTGTCCTCGTGGTTACGGCCGCGGTCGGACTGTACGCCGAACATCTCACCCGCCGCGCGAGGACCCGCTGA
- a CDS encoding ABC transporter permease has translation MVTSNTTAGYGTVRDAAVPRYSTGIAKVVNSSLYRKTLGAAVESRIGRIILLAGVPMIWLIMLHVGPIYQMLKISLLSHYPVQPGVESRFTLDNYAIFFREAIYFTPLIKSFIFATVATAATLVVVYPVAYYVAKVVRPEGRSKALLLLLVPFWAGELIRTFSVIMLLANRGAVNVLLREIGLIDRPIPMLYTSFSLGFGLVYLICLYMLLPLYSAIEKIPSPLLDAAADLGAGPFTRFRRIILPLSRDGIVSGCCLVFLTCIGVFATPMLLGGPNTVLFPETISGFFHGASDKWPVGAAFALIMLVTALVAAAIFMRLVGGRKRRAI, from the coding sequence ATGGTGACTAGCAACACGACAGCCGGATACGGCACGGTGCGCGATGCGGCCGTGCCGAGATATTCCACCGGCATAGCCAAGGTGGTCAACTCCTCGCTTTACCGGAAAACGCTGGGGGCGGCGGTGGAATCGCGGATCGGTCGCATCATCCTTCTGGCCGGTGTGCCGATGATCTGGCTGATCATGCTGCATGTCGGGCCGATCTATCAGATGCTGAAGATCAGCCTCCTGTCCCATTACCCGGTTCAGCCGGGCGTGGAGTCGCGCTTCACCCTCGACAACTATGCGATCTTCTTCCGGGAAGCGATCTATTTCACGCCGCTGATCAAGAGCTTCATCTTTGCCACCGTCGCGACCGCCGCGACCCTGGTCGTGGTCTATCCGGTTGCCTACTACGTCGCCAAGGTCGTCAGGCCGGAGGGCCGCTCCAAGGCGCTGCTGTTGTTGCTCGTGCCGTTCTGGGCGGGCGAACTGATCCGGACGTTTTCGGTGATCATGCTGCTTGCCAACCGCGGCGCCGTCAACGTTCTGCTGCGCGAGATCGGCCTGATCGACCGGCCGATCCCGATGCTTTATACGTCGTTCTCGCTGGGCTTCGGCCTTGTCTACCTGATCTGCCTCTACATGCTGCTGCCGCTTTATTCGGCGATCGAAAAGATCCCGTCGCCGTTGCTGGATGCGGCTGCCGATCTCGGCGCCGGGCCGTTCACGCGCTTCCGCCGGATCATCCTGCCGCTGTCGCGCGATGGCATCGTATCGGGCTGCTGCCTGGTCTTCCTGACATGTATCGGCGTCTTTGCCACCCCCATGCTGCTCGGCGGCCCCAACACCGTGCTGTTTCCCGAAACGATCAGCGGTTTCTTCCATGGTGCCAGCGACAAGTGGCCGGTCGGCGCCGCCTTCGCCCTGATCATGCTGGTGACCGCACTTGTCGCCGCCGCCATCTTCATGCGGCTGGTCGGCGGGCGTAAAAGGAGAGCAATCTAA
- a CDS encoding extracellular solute-binding protein gives MSEIVSINRRTALKLLGAGGAVLAAPYIIRPRPAWADNGVLNITTYDKFLPQEFIDKFQKDTGIEVRIRLTDDQGKQYNLLTAEGANPSTDIVTVAGHRYSQFISSKLLQPLDTGKIANWKNLNPAYQDAPWARVDGNLWGLPILAGYEGLARNVDYVKEAPSWEIMFDPQFKGQTSYIVSDFMTIVMQYLGHDGDFVSYAGKADVAQKATNEARDFLIKNKDMVRKYYDAGSEVQQMFINEDIYLAHSWSGPAAKLIIDGHPIQLSVPKEGTFGFCYTLNVVNNAPNAENAYKLLDAILASPEVGAAMTRQSGYSSTMNGVGDLLNEREKLASTLPQEEVERIIFFSSVNRDMKNEMIDRATTEVKAA, from the coding sequence ATGAGTGAAATTGTATCCATCAATCGTAGAACTGCGCTGAAACTGCTTGGTGCGGGAGGGGCTGTTCTTGCGGCGCCATACATTATTCGTCCGCGCCCGGCCTGGGCCGACAATGGTGTCCTCAACATCACCACCTATGACAAGTTCCTGCCGCAGGAATTCATCGACAAGTTCCAGAAAGACACCGGTATCGAGGTTCGCATCCGTCTGACCGACGACCAGGGCAAACAGTACAACCTGCTTACCGCCGAGGGTGCTAATCCGTCGACCGATATCGTCACCGTTGCCGGCCACCGCTATTCGCAGTTCATCAGCTCAAAGCTGCTGCAGCCGCTCGACACCGGCAAGATTGCCAACTGGAAGAACCTCAATCCCGCCTATCAGGACGCGCCCTGGGCGCGTGTCGACGGCAATCTGTGGGGTCTGCCAATCCTGGCCGGCTACGAGGGTCTCGCCCGCAACGTCGACTATGTGAAGGAGGCGCCGAGCTGGGAGATCATGTTCGATCCGCAGTTCAAGGGCCAAACCTCCTACATCGTCAGCGATTTCATGACCATCGTCATGCAATATCTCGGCCATGACGGCGACTTCGTCAGCTATGCCGGTAAAGCGGACGTCGCCCAGAAGGCGACCAACGAGGCGCGCGACTTCCTGATCAAGAACAAGGACATGGTTCGCAAGTACTATGATGCCGGGTCTGAAGTGCAGCAGATGTTCATCAACGAGGACATCTATCTGGCCCATTCGTGGTCTGGCCCGGCCGCCAAACTGATCATCGACGGTCATCCGATCCAGCTGTCAGTGCCGAAGGAAGGCACGTTCGGCTTCTGCTACACACTCAATGTCGTCAACAACGCGCCGAACGCAGAGAACGCGTACAAGCTGCTCGACGCCATCCTGGCGAGCCCGGAAGTCGGCGCTGCAATGACCCGCCAGTCGGGCTACAGCTCGACCATGAACGGCGTCGGCGATCTGCTCAACGAACGCGAAAAGCTCGCCTCGACGCTTCCGCAGGAAGAAGTCGAGCGCATCATCTTCTTCTCGTCGGTCAACCGCGACATGAAGAACGAAATGATCGACCGTGCGACCACCGAGGTCAAGGCGGCCTGA